The genomic region GTGCCAGAGTTGGTTCGTAAATcttgattttgaaaaaaagttCCAAGTAAATGAAGTAGACACTTTGATTTGTGTGACCTCTCACCTTGATGAGCACCAGGACCATTACGACGGTCACGAATGTGAAGAGAAGCGTGGTGAGAAGCATCACTGAGCCTGCTGCTGTGTTGTAGTGGAAAACTGTGATCGTGATAAACCATCCACTATGTGGTGTCAGGTGATGAGAAGGATTAGTGTCGTTAGTGCATCAAACTTGAGCCCGACCTCGTTCCAACTCACCAAACACCCCAATTAAGGAGACCCAAACATTGAATGATAGCTATCACCAGCTgaaggaagaagatgaagaagaaggCCATGAAGTTGAAGGAGCTATCCGCTCTGTTGCCATAATTAAAGAGACAGAAAGCAGACatcagatgctttttttttcagaaacaaGGAATTGTAGAAGAAGTCTTCTGCTGCTGTAATTTCCCATTCTAAAAGACAACAAATGGTAACAGACCTGAGAGCTTTATAGATGGGTCTGAACCAGCAAGCATAACTAGCAGGACTGAAGAGGATGAGCCAGAGCAGCGCAAGGCCAAAGTTCGTACCGGAACCGCCCACAGCCCACAAGGCGATACATCCGATCACGTTCAAGCACAGCGTCACCGAATAAACTGCAGCAGACCACAGCATTTGATTTAATCGCGAACAGGAAAAAGCAGAAGTTGATCAACTATTACAACACTACTCACTCATCCATAGTATGAAGATTCGGCGTACGAGCTGCTGATGTTGGGCGG from Syngnathus scovelli strain Florida chromosome 10, RoL_Ssco_1.2, whole genome shotgun sequence harbors:
- the scamp4 gene encoding secretory carrier-associated membrane protein 4 → MPEQANNFPPLPKFLKVKPCFYQNISEEIPAQHQQLVRRIFILWMIYSVTLCLNVIGCIALWAVGGSGTNFGLALLWLILFSPASYACWFRPIYKALRADSSFNFMAFFFIFFLQLVIAIIQCLGLLNWGVCGWFITITVFHYNTAAGSVMLLTTLLFTFVTVVMVLVLIKVHRLYRGSGGSVTRAREEWGDGTWKNAAVRGGFNTVEQNAQGPSLPEYPASVPSYVDNRGW